In Lathamus discolor isolate bLatDis1 chromosome 12, bLatDis1.hap1, whole genome shotgun sequence, a genomic segment contains:
- the GP1BB gene encoding platelet glycoprotein Ib beta chain → MNSGILLLPLLGFLPLVIPTCPVPCKCTTTIIDCTSKGLTAAKLPVAFRPSAEIIHLSYNKLTSIPNGLFDNLKSLQVVYLQGNPWECNCDILYLRSWLQWQHNRTLYRDVRCSSPAHLQGRIIAYLTEDEIIATCQYWYCILALLSQLCLFILLFLQGIFIIFIIVYLQKFRRMTAEAQSTTQDLHQHADTWPSSRSPYNGD, encoded by the coding sequence ATGAACAGTGGAATTCTCTTGTTGCCTCTCCTTGGGTTCCTCCCACTTGTGATACCTACATGCCCTGTGCCATGCAAGTGTACCACCACCATTATCGACTGCACTTCAAAAGGCCTAACTGCAGCAAAACTACCGGTTGCTTTCCGCCCTTCAGCTGAAATTATCCACCTTAGTTACAACAAGCTCACCTCTATTCCCAATGGGCTCTTTGACAACCTAAAGAGCCTTCAAGTTGTCTACCTGCAAGGCAACCCTTGGGAATGCAACTGTGACATCCTCTACTTGCGCTCCTGGCTCCAGTGGCAGCACAACCGGACCTTATACAGGGATGTGAGATGCAGCTCCCCAGCTCACCTGCAGGGCCGGATCATTGCCTATCTGACAGAAGACGAGATCATTGCCACATGCCAGTACTGGTACTGCATCCTGGCTCTCCTCTCTCAGCTCTGTCTTTtcatcctccttttcctccaggGTATCTTTATTATCTTCATCATTGTCTACCTTCAGAAATTTCGGAGAATGACTGCTGAAGCTCAGAGCACCACCCAAGATCTGCACCAGCATGCAGACACATGGCCATCTTCAAGAAGCCCTTACAATGGTGATTAA